In Gemmatimonadota bacterium, the following are encoded in one genomic region:
- the nuoF gene encoding NADH-quinone oxidoreductase subunit NuoF, whose product MAAPLEILTAPLPAETDPGDMDGYLAGGGYGAVRKALKSMSQAELIEEINASGIKGRGGAGFSTGMKWNLCADRFPRYLCANADESEPGSFKDRLLLESKPHQIIEGMIITSYALGINLGYIYIRGEFFQIIDQMEAALEDARKHGFLGADILGTGYDLELYVHPGAGAYICGEETGLIESLEGNRPYPRLKPPYFPAAIGLWGQPTIVNNVETMAQIATIVDMGAEAYTAIGSEEDTTGPRLFGLCGHVNKPGIYEYDSEVTLRELIYDAAGGIRDGNRLKGVIPGGISAPILTPEEIDTPMGFGALGKLGSMGGTGGIIVMDETTSMVDALLNASSFAAHESCGQCTPCREGVPWMNDILRRIRNGQGRDEDLDLLLDICKQIHGHTVCVFGQAPGVWPVRTILVKYWPEFRACIERKELVVLPLEESYLRPDQYEHIPPVPGNFRLKADEADAAG is encoded by the coding sequence ATGGCCGCACCGCTCGAAATCCTGACGGCGCCCCTCCCGGCGGAAACCGATCCCGGCGACATGGACGGCTACCTGGCCGGCGGCGGTTACGGCGCGGTACGGAAGGCACTGAAGTCCATGAGCCAGGCCGAGCTGATTGAGGAGATCAACGCCTCGGGGATAAAGGGCCGCGGCGGGGCCGGGTTCTCGACGGGCATGAAGTGGAACCTCTGCGCCGACCGGTTTCCCCGGTACCTGTGCGCCAACGCCGACGAAAGCGAACCGGGCAGCTTCAAGGACCGGCTCCTTCTGGAGTCGAAGCCCCACCAGATCATCGAAGGCATGATCATCACCAGCTACGCCCTGGGGATCAACCTGGGCTACATCTATATCCGGGGCGAGTTCTTTCAGATCATCGACCAGATGGAAGCCGCCCTCGAGGACGCCCGGAAACATGGCTTTCTGGGCGCCGATATCCTGGGAACGGGCTACGACCTCGAGCTGTACGTCCATCCAGGCGCGGGGGCCTACATCTGCGGAGAAGAGACGGGCCTGATCGAGTCCCTCGAGGGCAACCGGCCCTACCCCCGGCTGAAGCCGCCCTATTTCCCCGCTGCCATCGGGCTCTGGGGCCAGCCCACGATCGTCAACAACGTGGAGACCATGGCCCAGATCGCCACCATCGTCGACATGGGTGCGGAAGCCTACACAGCCATCGGCTCGGAGGAGGATACGACCGGTCCTCGCCTCTTCGGACTGTGCGGTCACGTAAACAAACCTGGCATCTACGAGTACGATTCCGAGGTCACGCTGAGGGAGCTGATCTACGACGCGGCCGGCGGCATCCGGGACGGCAACCGGCTGAAAGGCGTCATTCCGGGCGGCATCTCGGCGCCGATCCTGACGCCGGAAGAAATCGATACGCCTATGGGCTTCGGCGCTCTGGGCAAGCTGGGGTCCATGGGCGGTACCGGCGGGATCATCGTGATGGACGAGACCACCAGCATGGTGGACGCCCTGCTCAACGCGTCCTCCTTCGCCGCCCACGAGTCCTGCGGCCAGTGCACGCCCTGCCGCGAAGGAGTGCCCTGGATGAACGACATCCTGCGGCGTATCCGCAACGGCCAGGGCAGGGACGAGGACCTTGACCTGCTGCTCGACATCTGCAAGCAGATCCACGGCCACACCGTCTGTGTCTTCGGCCAGGCGCCGGGCGTCTGGCCCGTGCGCACCATTCTCGTCAAGTACTGGCCCGAGTTCAGGGCCTGCATCGAACGGAAGGAACTGGTCGTCCTGCCCCTGGAGGAATCCTACTTGCGGCCCGATCAGTATGAGCACATTCCCCCCGTACCCGGCAATTTCCGGCTGAAGGCCGACGAAGCCGATGCCGCCGGATGA